One genomic window of Pseudoxanthomonas sp. includes the following:
- a CDS encoding phage terminase large subunit, whose protein sequence is MAAVRGYMHGMQGTSGQLLCARQFMNSLADSSLEEIKRAIEDEPFLAAYYEIGETFIRSRDRRIWFAFAGLDRNIGSIKSKGRILLCWVDEAEPVPDESWSILIPTLREEGESWNAELWVTWNPGRKTAPVESRFRSSTDALVKVVELNWRDNPKFPGKLERERQRDKADRPDQYDHIWEGGYKTALTGAYYAEALLKAKQDARIGRLSADPLMTLRSWWDIGGTGAKADACAIWVGQYIGHEVRVLDYYEKRGQPLAAHIEWLRDNGYSKAMCVLPHDGAAHDKVYQVSYESSLRAAGFDVRVIPNMGAGAASRRVEAARRLFPSIWFNEDKTSGGRDALGWYHAKTDEKRGIDLGPEHDWASHGADAFGLMAIDHTDWSPAPAVTFDVSDFASEYA, encoded by the coding sequence ATGGCCGCGGTCCGGGGCTACATGCATGGCATGCAGGGCACGTCGGGGCAGCTGCTTTGCGCTCGGCAGTTCATGAACTCACTGGCCGATTCGTCGCTGGAAGAGATCAAGCGAGCAATTGAAGATGAGCCGTTCCTCGCGGCGTACTACGAGATCGGCGAGACCTTCATTCGCAGCCGTGACCGGCGCATCTGGTTTGCGTTCGCCGGACTGGATCGGAACATCGGGTCAATCAAGTCCAAGGGCCGCATCTTGTTGTGCTGGGTCGATGAGGCCGAGCCGGTGCCGGATGAATCCTGGTCGATCCTGATCCCGACGCTCCGCGAAGAAGGCGAGAGTTGGAACGCTGAGCTTTGGGTAACGTGGAACCCAGGGCGCAAGACTGCACCGGTGGAATCGCGGTTCCGTAGTTCCACTGACGCGTTAGTGAAGGTTGTCGAGCTGAACTGGCGGGATAACCCCAAGTTCCCAGGGAAGCTGGAGCGTGAGCGGCAGCGCGACAAGGCGGATCGCCCGGACCAGTACGACCACATTTGGGAGGGCGGCTACAAAACGGCGTTGACGGGCGCTTACTACGCCGAGGCGCTACTGAAGGCAAAGCAGGACGCGCGCATTGGCAGGCTGTCTGCGGATCCTCTGATGACGCTGCGCTCCTGGTGGGACATCGGCGGCACAGGTGCCAAGGCAGACGCCTGCGCGATCTGGGTGGGGCAGTACATCGGGCATGAGGTCCGTGTGCTGGACTACTACGAGAAGCGCGGGCAACCGCTGGCGGCTCACATTGAGTGGCTGCGGGATAACGGATACAGCAAGGCCATGTGCGTTCTGCCGCATGACGGGGCTGCGCACGACAAGGTCTACCAGGTGAGCTACGAAAGCTCGTTGAGGGCGGCTGGTTTCGATGTACGGGTCATTCCGAACATGGGTGCGGGCGCTGCGAGCAGGCGAGTGGAAGCAGCCCGGCGCCTGTTTCCGTCGATCTGGTTCAACGAGGACAAGACATCGGGTGGGCGCGATGCGCTCGGCTGGTATCACGCAAAGACTGACGAGAAGCGCGGCATTGACCTTGGGCCGGAACACGACTGGGCGAGCCATGGCGCTGACGCCTTCGGGTTGATGGCTATTGATCACACCGACTGGTCGCCCGCGCCAGCCGTGACATTCGACGTGTCCGACTTCGCGTCGGAGTACGCATAA
- a CDS encoding portal protein, with amino-acid sequence MDDSNAAKDGGNLDMQLMRERYESATDAEGDNRDKALSDLRFVSVPGEAWDEHQRKQRRGRPCYEMPILRSHWRQVVNDQKKARPGIKVRAQRDAEAKDADLRAGLIRNIEAISNAENAYDGAFELLTAGGFGAWRVKTEYSDDDAWELDLQISPIADAIATVWLDPSHKDPTGADAEWCFVEEFVSKEEFKRRWPNARELDFESAGSQGCAGWFANDGIRIAEYYRVERYKRQICLLTDGRSVDYDEVKDALDEMAQSGITIQTDASGKPMIRQAEGKRVVMSIVSGVDELEGPYETVFTRIPIITVYANRKLIEGKWHWCGMVRFSRDPQKLVNYNFTTAQELLAKQPKAPYLVTPKMLEGAGVKKMWDKSNAMDAPYLPYTPDPAAPNSAPTRQPGPEMPAAFTAMSQMAVDMLKASDGIYDASVGARSNETSGRAILARQQEGDTATFDYQDALNKGIQATGRILGDALPKVYDTPRQVRIMGRDGSDQFVQLYEEVRDQQTGRVIKVNDLSKGKYDYAVTTGPSYDTQRMEFVDALVQLGQGNPMVAQSVPDLIVGSMDFPKADEAAERLKLLLPAPVQQALAQKDQSPAVVQLQSQMQQMQQQAQQQLSELQQQLQQAQAKASSKVAEELKVAIAQEQLRIDWYEAETARLAVFQKDAAAAAQVNRDAAALLDQQIQAEAGRQHDIGMAHLAQQQVQDNSGEGQAETV; translated from the coding sequence ATGGATGACAGCAATGCTGCCAAGGATGGCGGCAACCTAGACATGCAACTGATGCGCGAACGGTACGAGTCCGCGACGGATGCCGAGGGCGACAATCGAGACAAGGCGCTATCTGACCTGCGGTTTGTGTCCGTGCCTGGCGAGGCGTGGGACGAGCATCAGCGCAAGCAACGCCGTGGTCGCCCGTGCTACGAGATGCCGATCCTGCGCAGCCATTGGCGCCAGGTCGTCAACGATCAGAAGAAGGCGCGGCCGGGCATCAAGGTTCGGGCGCAGCGTGACGCCGAGGCCAAGGACGCAGACCTGCGCGCTGGGCTGATCCGCAATATCGAGGCCATCTCGAACGCTGAGAACGCATACGACGGCGCATTCGAGCTACTGACCGCTGGCGGGTTCGGCGCCTGGCGCGTCAAGACTGAATACAGCGATGACGACGCATGGGAGCTTGATCTACAGATTTCCCCCATCGCTGACGCCATCGCTACCGTCTGGCTGGATCCTTCCCACAAGGACCCGACTGGCGCGGATGCCGAGTGGTGCTTTGTCGAAGAGTTTGTGTCGAAGGAAGAGTTCAAGCGTCGCTGGCCCAATGCGCGCGAGCTGGATTTCGAGTCAGCCGGCAGCCAAGGATGCGCGGGATGGTTTGCAAACGACGGCATCCGCATCGCCGAGTATTACCGCGTCGAGCGCTACAAGCGCCAGATTTGCCTGTTGACTGACGGCCGCAGCGTCGATTACGACGAAGTGAAAGACGCGCTGGATGAGATGGCTCAGAGCGGCATCACGATCCAGACAGATGCGTCCGGCAAGCCAATGATCAGGCAGGCCGAAGGCAAGCGCGTCGTGATGTCCATCGTGTCCGGCGTCGATGAGCTTGAAGGGCCGTATGAGACGGTATTCACTCGCATCCCGATCATTACGGTCTATGCAAACCGCAAGCTGATCGAGGGCAAGTGGCACTGGTGCGGCATGGTCCGTTTCAGTCGAGACCCGCAGAAGCTGGTGAACTACAACTTCACCACGGCTCAGGAGCTGCTGGCAAAGCAGCCCAAGGCGCCGTATCTAGTTACGCCGAAGATGCTGGAAGGTGCTGGCGTCAAAAAGATGTGGGACAAGTCCAACGCGATGGACGCGCCCTACTTGCCGTACACGCCAGACCCGGCTGCCCCCAATAGTGCTCCAACGCGGCAGCCCGGGCCTGAGATGCCCGCCGCGTTCACTGCGATGTCGCAGATGGCCGTGGACATGCTCAAGGCATCGGACGGCATCTATGACGCAAGCGTGGGCGCGCGATCCAACGAGACCAGCGGAAGGGCGATCCTGGCGCGGCAGCAGGAAGGCGATACCGCGACGTTCGACTATCAGGATGCACTCAATAAGGGGATTCAGGCGACCGGCCGGATTCTCGGTGATGCGTTGCCGAAGGTGTACGACACGCCGCGCCAGGTCCGCATCATGGGGCGAGACGGCAGCGATCAGTTCGTGCAGCTTTATGAAGAGGTGCGTGATCAGCAGACAGGCCGAGTGATCAAGGTCAATGACTTGTCAAAGGGCAAGTACGACTACGCCGTTACGACTGGGCCGAGCTATGACACGCAGCGCATGGAGTTTGTCGATGCGCTTGTGCAGCTTGGGCAGGGGAATCCGATGGTGGCCCAGTCCGTGCCTGATCTGATCGTGGGATCCATGGACTTCCCGAAGGCCGACGAAGCGGCCGAGCGGCTCAAGCTGCTGCTGCCGGCGCCGGTGCAACAGGCATTGGCCCAGAAAGACCAATCCCCAGCTGTCGTGCAGCTTCAGAGCCAAATGCAGCAGATGCAGCAGCAGGCCCAGCAGCAGCTGTCCGAGCTTCAGCAGCAGCTGCAGCAGGCGCAGGCCAAGGCAAGTAGCAAGGTGGCGGAAGAGCTGAAGGTTGCCATTGCCCAAGAGCAGCTGCGCATCGACTGGTACGAAGCTGAAACGGCACGGCTTGCGGTGTTCCAGAAAGATGCGGCGGCCGCCGCCCAGGTAAATCGTGATGCGGCGGCGCTGCTGGACCAGCAGATCCAGGCCGAGGCGGGGCGGCAGCACGACATCGGGATGGCTCACCTGGCGCAGCAACAAGTGCAGGACAACAGCGGCGAAGGCCAGGCCGAAACCGTTTAA
- a CDS encoding P22 phage major capsid protein family protein → MANTLITPDIIAKEALMQLENNLVMGKLVHREYRSEFKGGQGDSISIRKPVKFVASDGATRVNQDVQEAKTTFTIDKRKHVSWKFSTEDLTLSVEQYSERYIRPAMIALSNQVDSDLTALYKGIFQNVGTAGTAPSTFINFGEASMRLDNSAVPTEDRRLVLNPRAHLYAADLLKGLYNPELVKGAVRGISVGPLAGFETYMDQNVKKHTAGTWSAAGGAVNGASQNVTYANAVNTYGSTSQTLVVDGLSTNTVLAGDKFTIAGVYAVNPVSKETLDFLQEFVVLTDATVATGAASLTISPAIIIDGAFQTVSAAPADNAVITVSASYAANLAFHKNAFGLVTVPLALPDGAAFKARESANGYSVRVVKDYDIDSDDDVIRLDIMYGVKTLYPELACVLKG, encoded by the coding sequence ATGGCAAACACTCTCATCACTCCGGACATCATCGCGAAAGAGGCGCTGATGCAGCTGGAAAACAACCTCGTCATGGGCAAGCTGGTCCATCGTGAGTACCGCTCCGAGTTCAAGGGCGGCCAGGGCGATTCGATCAGTATCCGTAAGCCGGTCAAGTTCGTCGCATCCGATGGCGCCACCCGCGTCAATCAGGACGTTCAGGAGGCAAAGACCACATTCACCATCGACAAGCGCAAGCACGTCTCGTGGAAGTTCAGCACCGAAGATCTGACCCTGAGTGTCGAGCAGTATTCGGAGCGCTACATCCGCCCCGCGATGATCGCCCTGTCGAATCAGGTCGATTCGGACCTGACCGCGCTGTACAAGGGCATTTTCCAGAACGTAGGCACCGCTGGAACCGCGCCCAGTACCTTCATCAACTTCGGTGAAGCGTCCATGCGCCTGGATAACTCGGCCGTCCCGACCGAAGACCGGCGACTGGTCCTGAACCCGCGTGCCCATCTGTATGCGGCCGACCTGTTGAAGGGTTTGTACAACCCCGAACTGGTCAAGGGCGCGGTGCGTGGCATCTCCGTTGGCCCGCTGGCCGGCTTTGAGACGTACATGGACCAGAACGTTAAGAAGCACACTGCGGGAACATGGTCCGCCGCTGGCGGTGCGGTGAATGGTGCAAGTCAGAACGTCACCTATGCCAATGCCGTCAACACCTACGGCAGCACTTCGCAGACGCTGGTGGTCGATGGCCTGAGTACCAATACTGTGCTGGCTGGTGACAAGTTCACCATTGCGGGCGTGTATGCGGTCAATCCGGTGAGCAAGGAGACGCTGGACTTCCTTCAGGAGTTCGTCGTTCTGACCGACGCTACCGTAGCCACTGGCGCAGCTTCGCTGACCATCTCTCCGGCCATCATCATTGACGGCGCGTTCCAGACCGTCAGCGCTGCACCGGCAGATAACGCGGTCATCACGGTCTCGGCCTCGTATGCCGCCAATCTGGCATTCCACAAGAATGCCTTTGGCTTGGTCACCGTGCCACTGGCCCTGCCGGATGGTGCTGCGTTCAAGGCTCGGGAGTCGGCCAACGGCTATTCGGTTCGTGTCGTGAAGGACTACGACATTGACTCCGATGATGACGTGATCCGCCTGGACATCATGTATGGCGTGAAGACGTTGTACCCGGAGCTGGCCTGCGTGCTGAAGGGCTGA
- a CDS encoding packaged DNA stabilization gp4 family protein, which produces MTITATSLVRRSLRLIGALDASESPTAEDMTDAIDTLQALFAELRGSDIMIPDYAVDGPDDELSIDLADREAIAAQLALRLAPEYGLSLSAEAAAAARESWTRFMHRYFQAGKTDFSELPIAAGRCR; this is translated from the coding sequence ATGACCATTACCGCAACTAGCCTTGTCAGGCGCTCCCTGCGGCTGATCGGCGCGCTGGATGCCAGCGAGAGCCCGACAGCAGAGGACATGACAGACGCAATTGACACGCTGCAGGCGTTGTTTGCAGAACTGCGTGGCTCGGACATCATGATCCCCGATTACGCAGTGGATGGCCCGGATGACGAGCTGAGCATCGACCTGGCGGATCGTGAGGCCATCGCGGCCCAACTAGCATTGCGCTTGGCGCCCGAGTATGGGCTGAGCTTGTCTGCTGAGGCTGCAGCTGCTGCGCGTGAGTCATGGACGCGCTTCATGCATCGCTACTTCCAGGCTGGAAAGACTGACTTCAGCGAGCTACCGATTGCCGCTGGGCGGTGCCGCTGA
- a CDS encoding packaged DNA stabilization protein codes for MPASQFPIVDGFYSVAPWSAEDTVNWLPVPAESAGARTQFKLRTPPGLKLFATIDSGPIRGWVNVNGTAYVVSNRSLYKMASDGTATKLGTVPGTGLVSMTYGLADTGYQVVVVNGTVGYLYDSGAKTFKRISDSAFPGGSVIDYINGYFIGIEPSKRYFFISTAGDAATYDSTDRFQAEGAPDRLVTLKVFNNEVWLFGQRTIEVWGATGDSTAKFARQNNTVLDVGCASANGVAKVDNGIFWLGDDGSIYRNNGYGQQRISNDGIEQAISGCAWSSAVAFSWSSKGHKVVYWSFPDGQTFGYDCWTQKWHRRQTFGLERWRIQNSLYWNGQWLVGDITSGNIYTLDWDTYSENGKPLISSRTSGVIQADGDYLTVDGVELYFDTGHAGSTVAQWLATESGDWLVTEDGDYLLVSGSDTAEATVQLSYSDDWGRNFTNIRYADLGAIGEYRKRVRFHRMGRTRGRIYRIQVSSPCQHDLLGGTINITR; via the coding sequence ATGCCCGCCAGCCAATTCCCCATCGTTGACGGCTTTTACAGCGTCGCGCCGTGGTCGGCTGAGGATACGGTCAACTGGCTTCCGGTCCCGGCTGAAAGCGCGGGCGCACGGACACAGTTCAAGCTGCGCACGCCGCCAGGACTGAAGCTGTTTGCAACGATTGATAGTGGCCCGATCCGTGGATGGGTGAACGTCAATGGCACGGCCTATGTCGTGAGCAATCGGTCGCTGTACAAGATGGCATCGGACGGCACGGCTACGAAGCTGGGCACGGTTCCAGGGACCGGGCTGGTGTCGATGACTTATGGCCTGGCCGACACCGGCTATCAAGTCGTCGTGGTCAATGGAACGGTTGGCTACCTGTACGACTCGGGGGCCAAGACGTTCAAGCGCATTTCGGACTCGGCGTTTCCGGGCGGGTCGGTGATCGACTACATCAACGGCTATTTCATAGGGATTGAGCCGTCCAAGCGCTACTTCTTCATCTCCACCGCTGGCGATGCTGCGACGTATGACAGCACCGACCGATTCCAGGCCGAAGGCGCACCAGATCGTTTGGTGACGCTGAAGGTGTTCAACAACGAGGTGTGGCTATTCGGCCAGCGCACTATCGAAGTGTGGGGCGCAACTGGCGATAGCACTGCCAAGTTCGCCAGGCAGAACAACACGGTGCTTGACGTTGGCTGCGCATCGGCCAATGGCGTGGCGAAGGTCGATAACGGCATCTTCTGGCTGGGGGATGACGGATCGATCTACCGGAACAACGGCTATGGCCAGCAGCGCATCTCCAATGACGGCATTGAACAGGCCATCTCCGGGTGTGCATGGTCTAGCGCGGTAGCATTCTCATGGTCCAGCAAGGGCCATAAGGTCGTCTACTGGTCATTTCCCGATGGGCAGACCTTCGGCTATGACTGCTGGACGCAGAAGTGGCATCGCCGGCAGACCTTCGGGCTTGAACGCTGGCGTATTCAAAACTCGCTCTACTGGAACGGCCAGTGGCTTGTGGGCGACATCACCAGCGGCAACATCTACACGCTGGATTGGGACACCTACAGCGAGAACGGCAAGCCGCTGATCAGTTCGCGCACGAGCGGCGTGATCCAGGCCGATGGCGACTACCTCACCGTTGATGGGGTCGAGCTGTACTTCGACACCGGCCACGCCGGATCCACTGTTGCCCAGTGGCTGGCTACGGAATCCGGCGATTGGCTGGTCACCGAAGACGGTGATTACCTGCTGGTGAGTGGCAGTGACACGGCTGAGGCCACGGTGCAGCTGTCCTACTCGGACGACTGGGGCCGCAACTTCACCAACATCCGGTACGCCGACCTAGGCGCCATCGGCGAATACAGAAAGCGCGTGCGCTTCCACAGGATGGGCCGAACGCGCGGCCGGATCTATCGCATCCAAGTGTCCAGCCCCTGCCAGCACGACTTGCTTGGCGGCACGATCAACATTACGAGGTGA
- a CDS encoding H-type lectin domain-containing protein — translation MSGTRFYDPAPVMFGADGTEIANGGLLYFYELGTTTEKATYSDSDLTTANTNPVVLDSAGRAEVNIWLDGTYTVKFTDADGNAVWTRTVGADESDSDDIPTLVSGQFLTNDGTSLKWSDITQVPDPTDLTDYVLKSDGTQAYWAESDSTDADVDYSSTTIRVGGMLILMGSSSIGTGANVPTKNIDFPLTFDSAPKVYVTMTQNGVNSTGYSAIPSVSAVTATYFTITADSNRGVSIANALTFDYLAIGPYTAE, via the coding sequence ATGAGCGGAACTCGCTTTTACGACCCCGCGCCGGTCATGTTCGGTGCCGATGGCACTGAGATTGCCAACGGCGGCCTTCTCTACTTCTACGAGCTGGGCACCACCACCGAGAAAGCCACCTATAGCGACAGCGACCTGACCACGGCCAACACCAACCCGGTCGTGCTGGATTCGGCGGGCCGGGCTGAGGTGAACATTTGGCTGGATGGCACCTACACGGTGAAGTTCACCGATGCGGATGGGAACGCCGTCTGGACGCGCACAGTCGGCGCGGATGAGAGCGACAGTGACGACATTCCGACGCTGGTGTCCGGCCAGTTCCTGACCAACGACGGAACCTCGCTCAAGTGGTCAGACATCACCCAGGTGCCAGACCCGACTGACCTGACCGACTACGTTCTGAAGTCGGACGGCACCCAGGCCTACTGGGCTGAGAGTGATTCAACCGATGCGGATGTGGATTATTCGTCCACGACCATCCGTGTCGGCGGCATGTTGATCCTGATGGGCAGCAGCTCAATCGGCACCGGTGCCAATGTCCCTACCAAGAACATCGACTTCCCGCTGACCTTCGACTCGGCACCCAAGGTCTATGTGACGATGACACAGAACGGGGTCAACTCGACTGGCTATAGCGCGATTCCAAGCGTGAGTGCCGTGACGGCGACGTATTTCACGATCACCGCTGATTCCAATCGGGGCGTTTCGATTGCCAACGCCCTGACGTTTGACTACCTCGCCATCGGCCCCTACACAGCGGAGTAA
- a CDS encoding RcnB family protein has protein sequence MKSKSASIVFCVMALGLASPVFAQQYDDRQDGQGQQDRGRDGDHRDSQHGDDRRGDNRGGDRVSDNRGGDDRRGDDRGGPRQWNRGDHYDGNRQFVDDWRGRGLREPPRGHRWVRDEHGDYILVALASGLITDLLLNAHGR, from the coding sequence ATGAAATCGAAATCTGCATCCATTGTTTTTTGCGTCATGGCATTGGGCCTGGCATCGCCGGTCTTCGCCCAGCAGTACGACGACCGTCAGGATGGCCAGGGCCAGCAGGATCGCGGGCGCGACGGCGATCACCGCGACTCACAGCATGGCGATGACCGTCGTGGCGACAACCGTGGCGGTGATCGGGTCAGTGACAACCGCGGCGGCGATGACCGACGAGGTGATGATCGCGGTGGTCCCAGGCAGTGGAACCGGGGAGATCACTACGACGGCAATCGTCAGTTTGTCGATGACTGGCGCGGCCGCGGATTGCGTGAGCCGCCACGGGGCCATCGCTGGGTCCGTGACGAGCATGGCGACTACATCCTGGTCGCGTTGGCCAGTGGCCTGATCACCGACCTGCTGCTCAACGCACACGGACGTTGA
- the thrA gene encoding bifunctional aspartate kinase/homoserine dehydrogenase I, translating into MSSPAAPVANSPTLKTVAHKFGGTSVADATRYRHVADLLLARDEDEQITVVSAMKGVTDALIDLATRSADNQADWRERWHELRARHRGAAVSLLGEDSGPTVEWLDGQFDTLAEVMQALAVIGGLPAEVLERVQGLGEVYSARLLGDHLRSRGEDCAVLDARDVLVVDRNDLGVDVDWEVSAQRLAEWRAANPAKRVVVTGFVARDRANRITTLGRNGSDYTGAIFAALFNAVELHIWTDVDGVLSADPRVVPEAVQLESLSYDEACELAYFGAKVVHPQTMSPAIERGLPIIIRNTFQPEHPGTRITARKDAAGPVKGLTLSPDLAVVNLEGTGLIGVPGTAERVFSALREARVSVVMISQGSSEHSICCVVKSIDATRARTALLTAFAHELSIAQIQRVQLTDGVSVLAAVGDGMAGMPGVAARLFESLGRARVNILAIAQGSSERNISVAISSSDATKALRAAHAGFWLSPQTFAVGVIGPGNVGRALLEQLAAAQPQLLGKANVDLRLRAVASSKRMLLADRSIEGDWKVPFEQSSQALDLDQFTDHLLASHLPHTVIVDCSASPAVADRYAQWLAAGIHVVTPNKQAGAGPLARYQAITEAAAASGARFRYEATVGAGLPVITTLRDIVDTGDVVNSIEGIFSGTLAWLFNKFDGSVPFSELVAQARSMGYTEPDPRDDLSGTDVARKLVILARDAGRAMSLEDVQVESLVPESLRQASVEDFMARLGEVDAAFAKRLADAKASGNVLRYVARLHEGGASVGLVELPANHAFANLRLTDNIVQFNTRRYSDNPMIVQGPGAGPEVTAAGVFADVLRVAAGQGARL; encoded by the coding sequence ATGTCGTCGCCTGCCGCACCTGTCGCCAACTCCCCAACGCTGAAAACCGTCGCGCACAAGTTCGGCGGCACTTCCGTGGCCGATGCCACCCGTTACCGCCACGTGGCCGATCTGCTGCTGGCGCGCGACGAGGACGAGCAGATCACCGTGGTCTCGGCGATGAAGGGCGTCACTGATGCATTGATCGACCTGGCGACGCGGTCGGCCGACAACCAGGCCGACTGGCGCGAACGCTGGCACGAGCTGCGTGCGCGGCATCGTGGCGCCGCCGTGTCGCTGCTGGGCGAGGATTCCGGCCCGACCGTGGAATGGCTGGACGGCCAGTTCGACACGCTGGCCGAAGTGATGCAGGCGCTCGCGGTGATCGGTGGATTGCCTGCCGAAGTGCTGGAGCGCGTGCAGGGCCTGGGCGAGGTGTATTCGGCGCGCCTGCTTGGCGACCACCTGCGTAGCCGCGGTGAAGATTGCGCGGTGCTGGACGCGCGCGACGTGCTGGTGGTGGACCGCAACGACCTGGGCGTAGACGTGGACTGGGAGGTCAGCGCGCAGCGCCTGGCCGAGTGGCGCGCGGCCAATCCCGCCAAACGCGTGGTGGTGACCGGCTTCGTTGCCCGCGACCGCGCCAACCGCATCACCACCCTGGGCCGCAACGGCAGCGACTACACCGGCGCGATCTTCGCCGCCTTGTTCAACGCGGTGGAACTGCACATCTGGACCGACGTGGACGGCGTGCTGTCGGCCGATCCGCGGGTGGTGCCCGAAGCGGTCCAGCTGGAATCGCTGAGCTACGACGAAGCCTGCGAACTGGCTTACTTCGGCGCCAAGGTCGTGCATCCGCAGACCATGTCGCCGGCGATCGAACGCGGCTTGCCGATCATCATCCGCAACACCTTCCAGCCCGAGCATCCGGGCACGCGCATCACTGCGCGCAAGGATGCGGCCGGCCCGGTCAAGGGCCTGACCCTGTCGCCCGACCTGGCCGTGGTGAACCTGGAAGGCACCGGCCTGATCGGTGTGCCGGGCACGGCCGAGCGCGTGTTCTCCGCGCTGCGCGAAGCACGCGTGTCGGTGGTGATGATTTCGCAGGGTTCGTCGGAACACTCGATCTGCTGCGTGGTGAAGTCCATCGACGCCACGCGTGCACGGACCGCGCTGCTGACCGCGTTCGCGCATGAACTGTCCATCGCCCAGATCCAGCGCGTGCAGCTCACCGATGGCGTCAGCGTGCTGGCCGCGGTCGGTGACGGCATGGCCGGCATGCCGGGCGTGGCCGCGCGCCTGTTCGAATCGCTGGGCCGCGCCCGGGTCAACATCCTGGCCATCGCGCAGGGTTCGTCGGAGCGCAACATCTCGGTGGCCATTTCCAGCAGCGACGCGACCAAGGCACTGCGCGCCGCGCATGCCGGTTTCTGGCTGTCGCCGCAGACCTTCGCGGTCGGCGTGATCGGCCCGGGCAATGTCGGTCGCGCGCTGCTGGAACAGCTGGCTGCCGCGCAGCCGCAGTTGCTGGGCAAGGCCAACGTCGACCTGCGCCTGCGCGCGGTCGCATCGAGCAAGCGCATGCTGCTGGCCGATCGCAGTATCGAAGGCGACTGGAAGGTACCGTTCGAGCAATCCAGCCAGGCGCTGGACCTGGATCAGTTCACCGATCACCTGCTGGCCTCGCACCTGCCGCATACCGTGATCGTCGACTGCTCGGCCAGCCCGGCCGTGGCGGATCGTTACGCGCAGTGGCTGGCCGCTGGCATCCATGTGGTCACGCCGAACAAGCAGGCTGGCGCCGGTCCGCTGGCGCGCTATCAGGCCATCACCGAAGCGGCGGCCGCCAGCGGCGCGCGCTTCCGCTACGAAGCGACCGTGGGCGCCGGCCTGCCGGTGATCACCACGTTGCGCGATATCGTCGACACCGGCGATGTGGTCAACAGCATCGAAGGCATCTTCTCCGGCACCCTGGCCTGGCTGTTCAACAAATTCGACGGCAGCGTGCCGTTCTCCGAGTTGGTGGCGCAGGCGCGCAGCATGGGCTACACCGAACCCGACCCGCGCGATGACCTGTCCGGCACCGATGTCGCCCGCAAGCTGGTAATCCTGGCCCGCGATGCCGGCCGCGCGATGTCGCTGGAAGACGTGCAGGTGGAAAGCCTGGTGCCCGAATCCCTGCGCCAGGCCAGCGTCGAGGATTTCATGGCGCGCCTGGGCGAGGTCGATGCCGCGTTCGCCAAGCGCCTGGCCGATGCCAAGGCGTCCGGCAACGTGCTGCGCTACGTGGCCCGCCTGCACGAAGGCGGCGCCAGCGTCGGCCTGGTGGAACTGCCGGCCAACCATGCGTTCGCCAACCTGCGCCTGACCGACAACATCGTGCAGTTCAATACGCGCCGCTACAGCGACAACCCGATGATCGTGCAGGGGCCTGGTGCAGGTCCGGAAGTCACCGCGGCGGGTGTGTTCGCCGACGTGCTGCGCGTGGCGGCCGGGCAGGGGGCGCGCCTGTGA